From Pedobacter indicus, a single genomic window includes:
- a CDS encoding response regulator transcription factor translates to MHTNIKIAVIEDDDNLRFLVVHRLEAEQFQVIQADNGVDGEELILREKPDIVLLDWMLPKRPGSEVCENVRDKGFTNLIIMMTAKSQDLDKIDAYSFGVSDYITKPFNMDVLVAMIENKVKYFVSQPVENFTFGDTEHHPSIHTLIRDGKRIELTILENRILLYFLQNIGRVISRDELMEVVWGYSSNVNTRTLDMHIVRLRKKIELNPDRPAYLITVRGMGYKFVEDTE, encoded by the coding sequence ATGCACACAAATATTAAAATCGCAGTAATAGAAGATGATGACAACTTAAGGTTTTTAGTTGTTCATCGGTTAGAAGCAGAACAATTTCAAGTAATCCAAGCTGATAACGGAGTAGACGGTGAAGAGCTGATACTGCGTGAAAAGCCAGACATCGTGCTTTTAGATTGGATGTTACCTAAACGACCTGGATCCGAAGTTTGTGAAAATGTTCGTGATAAAGGCTTCACGAATCTCATTATTATGATGACTGCCAAGTCACAAGATTTAGATAAGATCGACGCCTATAGCTTTGGAGTATCTGACTATATCACCAAACCGTTTAATATGGACGTACTGGTTGCTATGATCGAAAACAAGGTCAAATATTTCGTTAGCCAGCCCGTAGAAAACTTTACTTTTGGTGATACCGAACACCACCCTTCTATTCATACATTGATACGCGATGGGAAAAGAATTGAGCTCACCATTTTAGAAAACAGGATCCTTCTTTATTTTCTTCAAAATATCGGCAGAGTCATTAGTCGAGACGAGCTGATGGAAGTCGTATGGGGCTACAGTTCAAATGTGAATACCCGTACACTCGACATGCATATTGTGCGTCTTAGAAAGAAAATCGAATTGAACCCTGATCGACCTGCCTATCTGATCACAGTTCGAGGAATGGGCTATAAGTTTGTTGAAGATACCGAATAA
- the greA gene encoding transcription elongation factor GreA has product MAEITYYTEEGLEKLKQELHQLKTEGRAKIAKAIAEARDKGDLSENAEYDAAKDAQGHHESKIAKLTEILANARLIDESKLDASKVLALSIVKLKNTKNGMEMTYQLVSETEADLKSGKISVKSPIAQGLLGKSVGDKAEIEVPAGKIELEILEISR; this is encoded by the coding sequence ATGGCAGAAATAACTTATTACACTGAAGAGGGACTGGAAAAGTTGAAGCAAGAGTTGCATCAGCTTAAAACCGAAGGACGGGCAAAAATTGCAAAGGCCATTGCAGAAGCCAGGGATAAAGGTGATTTATCAGAAAACGCTGAATATGACGCTGCAAAAGATGCACAAGGGCACCATGAAAGCAAAATTGCTAAATTAACGGAGATACTAGCTAACGCACGCTTGATAGATGAATCTAAATTAGACGCATCTAAAGTTCTGGCCCTATCCATCGTGAAATTGAAGAATACAAAGAATGGAATGGAAATGACGTACCAATTGGTTTCCGAAACAGAAGCTGATCTAAAGTCTGGTAAGATATCTGTCAAATCTCCGATAGCACAGGGTTTACTAGGTAAATCTGTAGGGGACAAAGCTGAAATCGAAGTGCCGGCTGGTAAGATAGAATTAGAAATTCTAGAAATATCACGGTAG
- a CDS encoding HIT family protein encodes MSTIFSKIISGEIPAHKVAETNDFIAFLDINPLTHGHVLVIPKKETDYIFDMDDDEYMGIWMLTKIISEGIKEAFPCEKVGVAVVGLEVAHAHIHLIPINHVNDMDFSREKLKLTNDELAADALKIRGALSKSLESSLYPKN; translated from the coding sequence ATGTCAACCATTTTTTCGAAGATAATTTCAGGTGAGATACCCGCGCATAAAGTCGCAGAAACAAATGATTTTATAGCTTTTTTAGATATTAACCCCCTCACTCACGGCCATGTTTTGGTAATTCCCAAAAAAGAGACAGACTATATATTTGACATGGACGATGATGAATACATGGGTATCTGGATGTTGACAAAAATTATATCCGAAGGGATTAAGGAGGCTTTCCCCTGTGAAAAAGTAGGAGTAGCTGTTGTCGGTTTGGAGGTTGCTCATGCGCATATCCATCTAATTCCAATTAATCATGTAAATGATATGGACTTCAGTCGTGAGAAGTTAAAATTAACAAATGATGAGTTAGCGGCCGATGCATTAAAAATACGGGGCGCTCTTAGTAAATCGCTCGAGTCGTCTTTGTATCCTAAAAACTAA
- the ruvC gene encoding crossover junction endodeoxyribonuclease RuvC encodes MNLAPEKERIILGIDPGTAVMGYGVVTERGKDLALVTLGIIKLSHLSNHALKLQAIFKKTTEIINAYHPDCIALEAPFYGKNIQSMLKLGRAQGVAMAAGLALDIPIFEYAPRKIKQAVTGNGNAGKEQVASMLQTLLKFKESPKFLDATDGLAAAVCHSFQKVNGNSNLQNYSGWAAFVKDNQDRIK; translated from the coding sequence ATGAATTTAGCGCCTGAAAAAGAACGAATCATCCTGGGAATTGACCCGGGCACAGCTGTCATGGGCTACGGTGTAGTGACCGAACGGGGAAAAGATCTGGCATTGGTTACCTTAGGAATCATTAAACTGAGTCATTTAAGCAACCATGCATTAAAACTACAGGCTATTTTTAAAAAAACAACCGAGATTATTAATGCCTATCATCCTGATTGTATCGCATTGGAAGCACCTTTTTATGGGAAAAACATCCAGTCGATGCTCAAACTGGGTAGGGCACAGGGTGTAGCAATGGCTGCAGGCCTTGCACTGGACATTCCAATATTTGAATATGCGCCACGAAAAATAAAGCAAGCAGTGACAGGAAATGGAAATGCGGGTAAGGAACAGGTAGCATCAATGCTTCAGACCCTCCTTAAGTTTAAGGAAAGCCCTAAATTTTTGGATGCCACCGATGGGTTAGCCGCTGCTGTATGCCATTCATTTCAGAAAGTCAATGGAAACAGCAACCTGCAAAACTATTCGGGCTGGGCTGCATTTGTTAAGGACAACCAGGACCGTATAAAATAA
- a CDS encoding lysylphosphatidylglycerol synthase domain-containing protein, which yields MNNNRKDLNPSLKKTLSYLLKAGIFILVVWYSYKLLTRNDALRDFRELIQSVPPTTIWLTISAVFLFMLVNWFFEALKWRYICCQFQPIRLRMAIESVLCGLSWAVFTPNRIGEYGGRVLFLRPRKRVFGVIGMLIGAVSQMVITNVLGCIAICWFVGRFMDIEGWLYAVICLFGFIYILFFLLLYFNISLINRWLLKIRFLRKYKRFFDLLLRYEKKELRKIFLYSVARFIIFTLQYCILIAVLLPSIPAVQMVLLIFILFFVQSALPSLDLFDVGVRGITASYFFGFVTDQIVAVMAITACVWFVNLIIPAIIGSFFVFKINFFGTRDH from the coding sequence TTGAACAATAATAGGAAAGACTTGAATCCTTCGTTGAAGAAAACCTTAAGTTATCTATTAAAGGCGGGTATTTTTATCCTGGTTGTCTGGTATTCTTATAAGTTACTTACAAGGAACGATGCACTTCGTGATTTTCGTGAGCTAATTCAAAGCGTACCACCGACAACTATCTGGCTCACCATTTCTGCTGTTTTCCTATTCATGTTAGTAAACTGGTTCTTTGAAGCTTTAAAATGGCGCTATATCTGCTGCCAATTTCAGCCCATTCGTTTACGGATGGCTATCGAATCGGTACTTTGTGGACTTTCCTGGGCAGTATTCACCCCAAATAGAATCGGCGAATATGGTGGCCGTGTGTTGTTTCTCCGCCCTCGGAAACGTGTCTTTGGTGTGATAGGCATGCTTATCGGTGCTGTGTCGCAGATGGTAATAACCAATGTATTGGGGTGTATTGCCATCTGTTGGTTTGTTGGCCGGTTTATGGATATAGAAGGTTGGTTGTATGCTGTTATCTGCCTCTTCGGCTTTATCTATATTCTGTTCTTCCTACTTTTATATTTTAACATATCCTTAATCAATCGCTGGTTATTGAAGATCAGGTTCTTGAGAAAGTATAAACGTTTTTTTGACCTTCTACTTCGTTATGAGAAAAAAGAATTGCGAAAAATCTTTCTTTATTCTGTGGCTCGTTTTATCATCTTCACCCTTCAGTACTGCATACTTATAGCGGTTCTGCTTCCGTCCATTCCCGCCGTTCAAATGGTTTTACTCATATTTATTTTATTTTTCGTACAATCTGCACTACCTTCGCTCGATTTGTTTGATGTAGGAGTACGAGGGATAACGGCGAGCTACTTCTTTGGCTTCGTAACCGATCAGATCGTTGCGGTAATGGCAATAACGGCCTGCGTCTGGTTTGTGAACTTGATTATCCCGGCTATCATCGGATCATTTTTTGTATTTAAAATTAACTTCTTTGGTACCAGAGATCATTAG
- a CDS encoding glycosyltransferase family 2 protein, translating into MVPEIISSLTVLFTVIYVSVILYLIRGWQRITPFKVPTDPAFTTKVSVLIAARNEEKNIGDTLSDILRQNFPSELLEIIVVDDHSNDRTAEVIRSFRDQGVILLQLNESEPLNSYKKKAITEAIHYASGELMVATDADCRMGPDWLRTIVAMYEEKEVKLISGPVVYDQEKSFFERLQTLEFLYLIGLGAAGIGNGRSSTCNGANLAYSKEVFLELGGFQGIDDLASGDDELFLHKVVSRYPHQIAFCKNEDAIVYTDAKHTVRSFVSQRRRWASKSTKYKNKSLVMLGVGIWFFNLLLVANLLGAVFFKGALSIAAYCIAIKILAEYFFLVPVSRFAKRTNYLIYLPLLSIIHILYLIYIGIAGNSGTYQWKGREVK; encoded by the coding sequence TTGGTACCAGAGATCATTAGCTCCTTGACGGTTCTGTTTACCGTCATATACGTTTCCGTAATACTTTACCTTATTCGTGGGTGGCAACGAATAACACCTTTCAAAGTGCCCACTGATCCTGCTTTTACCACGAAAGTCAGCGTACTTATTGCTGCCCGAAACGAAGAGAAAAATATAGGGGATACACTTTCCGATATCCTCCGACAGAATTTCCCGTCAGAGCTATTGGAAATTATTGTAGTTGATGACCATTCTAATGATCGTACCGCGGAAGTGATCCGGTCTTTCAGAGATCAGGGTGTCATATTGCTTCAGTTGAATGAGAGCGAGCCATTGAACTCCTATAAAAAAAAGGCTATCACTGAAGCCATCCATTATGCTAGCGGGGAATTGATGGTTGCCACCGATGCAGATTGCAGGATGGGCCCCGACTGGTTGCGGACGATCGTAGCGATGTATGAAGAAAAGGAGGTAAAGTTGATTTCCGGTCCGGTTGTCTATGATCAGGAGAAAAGCTTTTTTGAACGTCTTCAAACGCTTGAATTTTTGTATTTAATTGGGTTAGGAGCTGCCGGGATCGGCAATGGTCGTTCTTCAACATGCAACGGGGCTAACCTCGCTTATTCAAAAGAGGTCTTCCTTGAATTGGGGGGCTTTCAAGGTATAGACGATCTCGCATCCGGCGACGACGAGCTATTTCTTCATAAGGTTGTTAGCAGATATCCACATCAGATCGCTTTTTGTAAAAACGAAGATGCCATCGTTTATACAGATGCGAAGCATACCGTACGTTCGTTCGTTAGTCAACGTAGACGTTGGGCTTCAAAGAGCACGAAATACAAAAATAAGAGCCTTGTTATGCTGGGTGTTGGGATTTGGTTTTTCAACCTACTCCTGGTGGCTAATCTGCTTGGTGCGGTCTTTTTTAAAGGAGCCTTATCCATTGCTGCTTATTGCATCGCGATTAAGATCCTGGCTGAATATTTCTTCCTTGTACCCGTAAGTCGCTTCGCTAAGCGGACAAACTATCTAATCTATCTGCCGCTGTTGTCGATTATCCACATCCTTTATCTGATCTATATCGGCATTGCGGGTAACAGCGGAACCTATCAGTGGAAAGGCCGAGAGGTTAAGTAA
- a CDS encoding lysophospholipid acyltransferase family protein, giving the protein MVRKIAGYILSPIHYIAFGLILLIFHPIQWVCLKLGGYNWHKTSVDILNLCLISSYYILGNSVRFTNQHDLPTDRPILFVSNHQSMYDIPPLIYFLRKHHAKFISKIELTKGIPSISFNLKYGGGANIDRKDSKQSIAEILKLANRMKEKNWSAVIFPEGTRAKSANIKPFSGGGIATIIKKVPNVLVVPIAINNSCKVVQYGAFPLGTFNKMSWTVLDPIEPKDLTIDEIVSTSEDRIRDYLTSRPFH; this is encoded by the coding sequence ATGGTTAGAAAAATAGCTGGATACATCCTTAGCCCGATTCATTACATTGCTTTCGGGCTTATCTTATTAATTTTTCACCCCATCCAATGGGTTTGTCTGAAGTTAGGCGGCTACAATTGGCATAAGACATCGGTAGATATTCTGAACTTATGCCTGATTAGTTCCTATTATATTTTAGGTAATAGTGTCCGGTTTACCAATCAACACGATTTACCAACAGACCGCCCTATTTTATTTGTATCGAACCATCAGAGCATGTATGATATCCCTCCTCTGATTTACTTCCTCCGAAAACATCATGCTAAGTTTATTTCCAAGATTGAGCTTACGAAGGGAATCCCGAGCATTTCGTTCAATCTTAAATATGGCGGCGGGGCAAACATTGATAGAAAAGACAGCAAACAATCGATCGCCGAAATCTTGAAATTAGCGAACCGCATGAAGGAAAAAAACTGGTCAGCGGTTATTTTTCCTGAAGGAACACGAGCGAAATCTGCTAATATTAAGCCTTTTTCAGGTGGCGGCATTGCAACCATTATAAAAAAAGTACCTAATGTTCTGGTCGTGCCAATAGCAATTAACAATTCATGTAAGGTTGTCCAGTATGGTGCTTTTCCTTTGGGAACTTTTAATAAGATGAGCTGGACGGTTCTAGATCCGATAGAACCAAAAGATTTGACAATAGACGAAATCGTCAGTACTTCCGAAGATCGGATTCGCGATTACTTAACCTCTCGGCCTTTCCACTGA